A window of the Citrus sinensis cultivar Valencia sweet orange chromosome 9, DVS_A1.0, whole genome shotgun sequence genome harbors these coding sequences:
- the LOC102628382 gene encoding protein SULFUR DEFICIENCY-INDUCED 2 — translation MSQTRDQPYHVVHKLPPGDSPYVRAKHVQLVEKDPEAAIVLFWKAINAGDRVDSALKDMAVVLKQQDRADEAVEAIKSFRHLCSKQAQESLDNVLIDLYKKCGRLDEQIELLKQKLRMIYHGEAFNGKPTKTARSHGKKFQVTVKQETSRILGNLGWAYMQKGNYTSAEVVYRKAQLIDPDANKACNLSHCLIKQARYTEARSVLEDVLLGKLSGSTETKTINRVKELLQELEPWQSIPPSLTTKKSSLEDAFLEGLDDLMNQWTPYRSRRLPIFEEISPFRDQLAC, via the exons atgagtCAGACAAGAGACCAGCCTTACCACGTCGTTCACAAACTCCCTCCCGGCGACAGCCCCTATGTTCGCGCCAAACACGTCCag CTAGTTGAGAAAGATCCAGAGGCGGCTATAGTTTTATTCTGGAAAGCGATAAATGCTGGAGATAGAGTAGATAGTGCCCTTAAAGACATGGCGGTGGTTTTGAAACAGCAAGATAGAGCAGACGAAGCAGTTGAAGCTATAAAGTCCTTTAGGCATCTCTGTTCCAAGCAAGCACAGGAATCACTAGACAATGTCCTCATTGACTTATACAAG AAATGTGGAAGACTTGATGAGCAGATAGAGCTGCTGAAGCAGAAGCTTCGGATGATTTATCATGGAGAGGCCTTCAATGGGAAGCCTACCAAGACGGCACGCTCGCATGGAAAAAAGTTCCAAGTGACCGTCAAGCAGGAGACCTCCAGGATACTG GGAAACTTGGGTTGGGCCTACATGCAAAAAGGAAATTACACCTCAGCAGAAGTAGTATATCGTAAAGCTCAGCTGATTGACCCTGATGCAAACAAGGCCTGCAACTTGAGCCATTGCCTGATTAAGCAAGCTAGATATACAGAAGCACGGTCAGTTCTCGAAGATGTGTTACTGGGTAAACTTTCTGGATCTACTGAAACCAAGACTATAAATCGTGTTAAGGAGCTCTTGCAAGAGCTAGAGCCTTGGCAATCCATACCACCATCTTTAACAACAAAGAAATCAAGTTTAGAAGATGCATTTTTGGAGGGCCTCGATGATCTGATGAACCAATGGACTCCTTATAGATCAAGAAGACTT